One region of Tamandua tetradactyla isolate mTamTet1 chromosome 6, mTamTet1.pri, whole genome shotgun sequence genomic DNA includes:
- the MLX gene encoding max-like protein X isoform X2 — MTESSASPEDPWVKVEYAYSDNSLDPGLFVESTRKGSVVSRANSIGSTSASSVPNTDDEDSDYHQESYKESYKDRRRRAHTQAEQKRRDAIKRGYDDLQTIVPTCQQQDFSIGSQKLSKAIVLQKTIDYIQFLHKEKKKQEEEVSTLRKDVMALKIMKVNYEQIVKAHQDNPHEGEDQVSDQVKFNVFQGIMDSLFQSFNASISVTSFQELSACVFSWIEEHCKPQTLREIVIGVLHQLKNQFY, encoded by the exons ATGACGGAATCGAGCGCCTCTCCAGAGGACCCCTGGGTCAAG GTGGAGTATGCCTACAGCGACAACAGCCTGGACCCTG GGCTTTTTGTAGAAAGCACCCGCAAGGGAAGTGTAGTGTCCAGAGCTAATAGCATCGGTTCCACCAGTGCCTCTTCCGTCCCCAACACAG ATGACGAGGACAGTGATTACCACCAAGAGTCCTACAAGGAGTCCTACAAAGACCGCCGGCGGCGAGCACACACTCAAGCTGAGCAGAAGAGGAGGGATGCCATTAAG AGAGGCTATGACGACCTTCAGACCATTGTCCCCACCTGCCAGCAACAGGACTTCTCCATTGGCTCCCAAAAGCTCAGCAAAGCTATTGTTCTACAGAAAA CCATCGACTACATCCAGTTTTTgcacaaggagaagaaaaagcaggaggaggaggtatCTACGCTACGCAAGGATGTCATGGCCCTAAAGATAATGAAAGT GAACTATGAGCAGATTGTGAAGGCACACCAGGACAACCCCCATGAGGGAGAGGACCAGGTCTCTGACCAGGTCAAGTTCAATGTGTTTCAAGGCATCATGGACTCCCTGTTCCAGTCCTTCAATGCCTCCATTTCAGTGACCAGCTTCCAGGAGCTGTCAGCCTGTGTCTTCAGCTGGATTGAGGAGCACTGTAAGCCTCAG
- the MLX gene encoding max-like protein X isoform X5, which translates to MTESSASPEDPWVKVEYAYSDNSLDPDDEDSDYHQESYKESYKDRRRRAHTQAEQKRRDAIKRGYDDLQTIVPTCQQQDFSIGSQKLSKAIVLQKTIDYIQFLHKEKKKQEEEVSTLRKDVMALKIMKVNYEQIVKAHQDNPHEGEDQVSDQVKFNVFQGIMDSLFQSFNASISVTSFQELSACVFSWIEEHCKPQTLREIVIGVLHQLKNQFY; encoded by the exons ATGACGGAATCGAGCGCCTCTCCAGAGGACCCCTGGGTCAAG GTGGAGTATGCCTACAGCGACAACAGCCTGGACCCTG ATGACGAGGACAGTGATTACCACCAAGAGTCCTACAAGGAGTCCTACAAAGACCGCCGGCGGCGAGCACACACTCAAGCTGAGCAGAAGAGGAGGGATGCCATTAAG AGAGGCTATGACGACCTTCAGACCATTGTCCCCACCTGCCAGCAACAGGACTTCTCCATTGGCTCCCAAAAGCTCAGCAAAGCTATTGTTCTACAGAAAA CCATCGACTACATCCAGTTTTTgcacaaggagaagaaaaagcaggaggaggaggtatCTACGCTACGCAAGGATGTCATGGCCCTAAAGATAATGAAAGT GAACTATGAGCAGATTGTGAAGGCACACCAGGACAACCCCCATGAGGGAGAGGACCAGGTCTCTGACCAGGTCAAGTTCAATGTGTTTCAAGGCATCATGGACTCCCTGTTCCAGTCCTTCAATGCCTCCATTTCAGTGACCAGCTTCCAGGAGCTGTCAGCCTGTGTCTTCAGCTGGATTGAGGAGCACTGTAAGCCTCAG